The Cellulomonas sp. S1-8 genome has a window encoding:
- a CDS encoding GMC oxidoreductase, whose protein sequence is MAHGAAGHEVVDALVVGSGFGASVAAYRLATGGRSVVVMERGRAYAPGDFARTPAQMGRSFWDPSEQLYGLFDAWTFRGLEGLVSSGLGGGSLIYANVLLRKDERWFVHESPLPGGGYEHWPLSRADLDPHYDEVERMLHPTPYPYQDTPKTLAVERAAVELGMPAMRPPLAVTFGLPGQQPTPGRDLPPAAYGSVHAERGARRTCTLCGECDLGCNSGAKNSLDHTYLSAAAHAGADLRTLHEVRGVRPLDGGGYRVTYLVHDPTSDGATATRDLPERHLLARRVVLGAGSFGTTFLLLRNRASLPALGPALGTRFSGNGDLLTLLLNCTRDGRPLAVDGGTGPVITTAVRTPDALDGGQATGRGAYIEDAGFPGFMGWLVETAQLRSVARRAAAFAWQVVRKRTFAHGRSNISADLAALLGDGHLSSGSLPLLGMGRDIPDGRMSLHDGRLAVDWTTATSQEYFADLRARMAAIGAQLGADMEDNPLWWVKRVVTVHPLGGAPVGRHVGEGVCDEHGEVRGHRGLHVVDGAAMPGPVGANPALTIAAMADRACTRMLAQDWSWARTPGRAAPADAAAARPAQTPARPPRSVAFTERMTGAFALGETDPHRGAALGRSRRTRLTFVLTITADDVEAFVDDPLHRAEATGHVDCDALGGRLEVSRGWFSLFVHPHGVPGRRMLYRLWLRDAAGSPLTLVGAKHVEDDPGLDVWADTTTLLVRVLVGHVPPPPDDTPEEVETVLAALADDAVGAGPHAAGAEVLGAGVIVIRPQDLARQLTTFRTTGGRGGHTLAAFGRLFLGELWDVYVAPRGPRPVSVGAAR, encoded by the coding sequence ATGGCGCACGGCGCAGCGGGGCACGAGGTGGTCGACGCGCTCGTCGTCGGCTCCGGGTTCGGCGCGTCGGTCGCGGCGTACCGCCTGGCGACCGGCGGCCGCTCGGTCGTCGTCATGGAGCGCGGCCGCGCCTACGCGCCCGGCGACTTCGCCCGGACCCCCGCGCAGATGGGCCGCAGCTTCTGGGACCCGAGCGAGCAGCTGTACGGCCTGTTCGACGCGTGGACGTTCCGCGGGCTCGAGGGCCTGGTGTCCAGCGGCCTCGGCGGCGGCTCGTTGATCTACGCGAACGTGCTGCTGCGCAAGGACGAGCGGTGGTTCGTCCACGAGTCCCCGCTGCCGGGCGGCGGCTACGAGCACTGGCCGCTGTCGCGCGCCGACCTCGACCCGCACTACGACGAGGTCGAGCGCATGCTGCACCCGACGCCGTACCCCTACCAGGACACGCCCAAGACGCTCGCCGTCGAGCGCGCGGCGGTCGAGCTCGGGATGCCCGCGATGCGCCCCCCGCTCGCCGTCACGTTCGGGCTCCCGGGCCAGCAGCCCACCCCGGGGCGGGACCTGCCGCCCGCCGCCTACGGCAGCGTGCACGCGGAGCGCGGGGCACGGCGGACGTGCACGCTCTGCGGGGAGTGCGACCTGGGCTGCAACAGCGGCGCCAAGAACAGCCTCGACCACACCTACCTGTCCGCCGCCGCGCACGCGGGGGCGGACCTGCGCACCCTGCACGAGGTGCGCGGCGTCCGGCCGCTCGACGGGGGCGGGTACCGCGTGACGTACCTGGTGCACGACCCGACGTCCGACGGCGCGACGGCCACGCGGGACCTGCCCGAGCGGCACCTGCTCGCGCGGCGCGTCGTCCTCGGCGCCGGTTCCTTCGGCACGACGTTCCTGCTGCTGCGCAACCGCGCGTCCCTGCCCGCGCTCGGGCCGGCCCTCGGCACGCGGTTCTCCGGCAACGGTGACCTGCTCACGCTCCTGCTGAACTGCACGCGCGACGGGCGGCCGCTGGCCGTCGACGGCGGCACCGGGCCCGTGATCACGACCGCGGTGCGCACCCCGGACGCGCTCGACGGGGGCCAGGCCACGGGCCGTGGCGCCTACATCGAGGACGCGGGCTTCCCCGGCTTCATGGGCTGGCTCGTCGAGACCGCGCAGCTGCGCTCGGTCGCGCGGCGCGCGGCGGCGTTCGCCTGGCAGGTCGTGCGCAAACGGACGTTCGCGCACGGACGGTCGAACATCTCCGCGGACCTCGCCGCCCTGCTCGGCGACGGCCACCTCTCGTCCGGCTCGCTGCCCCTGCTGGGCATGGGGCGCGACATCCCCGACGGCCGCATGTCGCTGCACGACGGGCGGCTCGCCGTCGACTGGACGACCGCGACGTCCCAGGAGTACTTCGCCGACCTGCGCGCACGCATGGCCGCGATCGGCGCACAGCTCGGTGCCGACATGGAGGACAACCCGCTGTGGTGGGTCAAGCGTGTCGTCACCGTGCACCCGCTGGGCGGGGCCCCGGTCGGCCGGCACGTCGGCGAGGGCGTGTGCGACGAGCACGGCGAGGTCCGCGGGCACCGGGGCCTGCACGTCGTCGACGGCGCCGCCATGCCCGGACCCGTCGGGGCGAACCCCGCCCTGACCATCGCCGCGATGGCCGACCGCGCCTGCACGCGCATGCTCGCGCAGGACTGGTCGTGGGCCCGCACGCCCGGACGGGCGGCACCGGCCGACGCCGCGGCGGCGCGCCCCGCCCAGACGCCCGCCCGCCCGCCACGCTCGGTCGCGTTCACCGAGCGGATGACGGGTGCGTTCGCGCTGGGTGAGACCGACCCGCACCGCGGCGCCGCGCTGGGCCGGTCCCGCCGCACCCGCCTGACGTTCGTGCTGACGATCACCGCCGACGACGTCGAGGCGTTCGTCGACGACCCGCTGCACCGCGCCGAGGCGACGGGCCACGTCGACTGCGACGCGCTCGGTGGGCGCCTCGAGGTCTCACGCGGCTGGTTCTCGCTCTTCGTGCACCCCCACGGCGTGCCGGGCCGGCGCATGCTGTACCGGCTCTGGCTGCGCGACGCCGCCGGTTCCCCGCTGACGCTCGTCGGGGCCAAGCACGTGGAGGACGACCCCGGCCTGGACGTCTGGGCCGACACGACGACGTTGCTGGTCAGGGTGCTCGTCGGGCACGTGCCGCCGCCGCCGGACGACACCCCGGAGGAGGTCGAGACCGTCCTGGCGGCGCTCGCCGACGACGCCGTGGGCGCCGGGCCGCACGCGGCCGGGGCGGAGGTGCTGGGTGCGGGTGTGATCGTCATCCGCCCGCAGGACCTCGCGCGTCAGCTCACGACGTTCCGCACGACCGGCGGGCGCGGGGGGCACACCCTCGCGGCCTTCGGACGGTTGTTCCTGGGCGAGCTGTGGGACGTGTACGTCGCGCCCCGCGGCCCGCGTCCCGTGAGCGTCGGGGCCGCGCGATGA
- a CDS encoding alpha/beta fold hydrolase: MLHGNGEDHHVFDLMVPALGARRTLVGIDMRAHGRSPRGDGPLRIATMADDVAEVLDELGLVGADVLGFSDGGNVALELAVRHPAGVGRLVVVGANLFPAGLTASTVAEIRAAHAVVGALARVLPALRVRAEKVALMVHDPCLDPADLAHVRVPTLVVVGERDLVRPEHTRLVVDSIPGARLAVVPRAGHLLPRRRPAELAALVDDFLAVAALR, translated from the coding sequence CTGCTGCACGGCAACGGCGAGGACCACCACGTCTTCGACCTGATGGTCCCCGCGCTGGGCGCCCGCCGCACGCTCGTCGGCATCGACATGCGCGCCCACGGGCGCAGCCCGCGCGGCGACGGCCCGCTGCGGATCGCGACGATGGCCGACGACGTGGCCGAGGTCCTGGACGAGCTCGGGCTGGTCGGCGCGGACGTGCTCGGCTTCTCCGACGGCGGCAACGTGGCGCTCGAGCTGGCCGTCCGTCACCCCGCGGGCGTGGGCAGGCTCGTCGTCGTCGGGGCCAACCTGTTCCCCGCCGGGCTGACCGCGTCGACCGTCGCCGAGATCCGCGCGGCGCACGCCGTCGTCGGCGCGCTCGCGCGCGTGCTGCCCGCCCTGCGCGTCCGGGCCGAGAAGGTCGCGCTGATGGTCCACGACCCGTGCCTCGACCCGGCGGACCTCGCCCACGTGCGGGTGCCGACGCTGGTCGTGGTGGGCGAGCGGGACCTCGTGCGACCCGAGCACACCCGGCTCGTCGTCGACTCGATCCCCGGCGCGCGCCTCGCCGTCGTGCCCCGCGCGGGGCACCTGCTGCCGCGACGGCGCCCCGCCGAGCTGGCCGCGCTGGTCGACGACTTCCTCGCGGTGGCAGCCCTCCGCTGA
- a CDS encoding DUF5684 domain-containing protein produces MSLFLTVPLTDAETAAAAGGAAVVGLIFGLIGYVIGALGLMGVFTKAGKPGWAAFVPIYNLIVLLEVVGRPLWWFVLFLIPGVNVIAMIIVMNDLSKSFGHEVGFTVGLVLLTVVFTWILWLGSSTYRGPSAAVAAPSTAYAA; encoded by the coding sequence ATGTCCCTCTTCCTCACGGTCCCCCTCACCGACGCCGAGACGGCCGCCGCAGCCGGCGGTGCCGCCGTCGTCGGCCTCATCTTCGGCCTCATCGGCTACGTCATCGGCGCTCTCGGCCTCATGGGCGTCTTCACCAAGGCCGGCAAGCCCGGCTGGGCCGCCTTCGTCCCGATCTACAACCTCATCGTGCTGCTCGAGGTCGTCGGCCGGCCCCTGTGGTGGTTCGTGCTGTTCCTGATCCCGGGCGTCAACGTCATCGCGATGATCATCGTCATGAACGACCTGTCGAAGTCCTTCGGGCACGAGGTGGGCTTCACCGTCGGCCTCGTCCTGCTGACCGTGGTGTTCACGTGGATCCTGTGGCTGGGCTCCAGCACGTACCGCGGCCCGTCCGCGGCCGTCGCGGCGCCGAGCACCGCCTACGCCGCCTGA
- a CDS encoding NYN domain-containing protein gives MTITSEPVRRLRSALFVDFDNVYIGLARLDPQAAEAFATDPGHWLSELGQGSDVDGDLTRRFLVRACYLNPSVYSRFRPNFTRAGFTVVDCPSLTQQGKSSADINLVLDAVDALAATTRYDEFVIVSADADFTPLAQRCRADDRRVTIITASPAASAYRSVADTVIGADALADLVTQTASTFVAEPTPEPVAAQPEPVVAEPGAAAPEAAAPTARGGRSRRATRAATATGPVVADEPADQAPVVTDAPADEAPPAVAAPRTTAKARVTERVVDEAEARARRAVRRAVRTADSPLPLGAAAQVAQSADPSLAASQWAGTGGFTQWLARALPDLDVSTRPPGHVWDPQRFGEADLPGAVADTAPNELQRQVIAVTDTPGLSQAQYRVLLKALAADVGAHPFDRVATSRRVHEACQQSGAKVGRSTVNFVISGVLYTGLSLDGKPTPELVARGWADNVIGLCRGARMELTNGDAAAIRAWVGGGLVG, from the coding sequence GTGACCATCACCTCCGAACCCGTCCGCCGCCTGCGTTCCGCGCTGTTCGTCGACTTCGACAACGTGTACATCGGCCTCGCGCGGCTCGACCCGCAGGCGGCCGAGGCGTTCGCGACCGACCCCGGCCACTGGCTGTCCGAGCTGGGCCAGGGGTCCGACGTCGACGGGGACCTCACCCGCAGGTTCCTGGTCCGCGCGTGCTACCTCAACCCGTCGGTGTACTCGCGGTTCCGTCCCAACTTCACGCGCGCGGGGTTCACGGTCGTGGACTGCCCGTCGCTGACGCAGCAGGGCAAGTCCAGCGCCGACATCAACCTCGTGCTCGACGCCGTGGACGCCCTGGCCGCGACCACGCGCTACGACGAGTTCGTCATCGTGTCCGCCGACGCGGACTTCACCCCGCTCGCGCAGCGGTGCCGGGCCGACGACCGCCGCGTGACGATCATCACGGCGTCGCCGGCCGCCTCGGCGTACCGCTCGGTCGCCGACACGGTCATCGGCGCGGACGCGCTCGCCGACCTCGTGACCCAGACGGCGTCGACGTTCGTGGCCGAGCCCACGCCGGAGCCCGTGGCGGCGCAGCCCGAGCCGGTCGTCGCCGAGCCCGGCGCCGCCGCCCCGGAGGCCGCTGCCCCGACGGCGCGCGGGGGGAGGTCGCGTCGGGCGACGCGTGCGGCGACCGCCACGGGTCCGGTCGTCGCGGACGAGCCCGCGGACCAGGCCCCGGTCGTGACCGACGCACCTGCGGACGAGGCCCCGCCCGCCGTGGCTGCGCCGCGCACGACGGCGAAGGCCCGCGTCACGGAGCGGGTCGTCGACGAGGCCGAGGCCCGGGCCCGTCGCGCGGTGCGCCGCGCCGTGCGGACCGCCGACTCCCCGCTCCCGCTGGGCGCGGCCGCGCAGGTCGCGCAGAGCGCCGACCCGTCGCTCGCAGCGTCGCAGTGGGCGGGCACCGGCGGCTTCACGCAGTGGCTCGCCCGTGCGCTGCCCGACCTCGACGTGTCGACGCGGCCGCCGGGGCACGTGTGGGACCCGCAGCGCTTCGGTGAGGCCGACCTGCCGGGCGCCGTCGCCGACACCGCCCCCAACGAGCTGCAGCGGCAGGTCATCGCCGTGACGGACACCCCGGGGCTGAGCCAGGCGCAGTACCGCGTGCTGCTCAAGGCCCTCGCGGCGGACGTCGGCGCGCACCCGTTCGACCGGGTCGCGACGTCGCGCCGCGTGCACGAGGCCTGCCAGCAGTCCGGGGCCAAGGTCGGGCGCTCGACCGTCAACTTCGTCATCTCGGGCGTGCTCTACACGGGCCTGTCGCTCGACGGGAAGCCGACCCCGGAGCTGGTCGCGCGCGGCTGGGCGGACAACGTCATCGGCCTGTGCCGCGGCGCCCGCATGGAGCTGACAAACGGAGACGCCGCGGCCATCCGCGCGTGGGTGGGCGGCGGGCTCGTCGGCTGA